The Xanthomonas fragariae genome has a segment encoding these proteins:
- the metH gene encoding methionine synthase, with product MSTPRYTRLSGLEPLVITPDLLFVNVGERTNVTGSAQFRKLIKEERYEEAVDVARQQVASGAQILDVNMDEGLIDSEKAMTRFLNLIMSEPDIARIPVMVDSSKWSVIEAGLKCLQGKSVVNSISLKEGKALFIEQARKVLRYGAAAVVMAFDEVGQADTCARKVEICTRAYKVLTEQVGFPPEDIIFDPNIFAVATGIEEHDNYAVDFIEATREIKRTLPHCHISGGVSNVSFSFRGNEMVRQAIHSVFLFHAIKAGMDMGIVNAGGMPIYDELDPELRERVEDVILNRRKDGTERLLEIAERYKGSKGAAKVEDLAWREKPVRARLAHALVHGIDAFVETDTEEARQQSTRPLDVIEGPLMDGMNVVGDLFGAGKMFLPQVVKSARVMKKAVAYLLPFIEAEKLRTGDVGKSNGKIIMATVKGDVHDIGKNIVGVVLACNNFDVVDLGVMVPAQVILDRARAENADLIGLSGLITPSLEEMSHVAREMQRQGFEIPLLIGGATTSRAHTALKIDPHYTAPTVWVKDASRAVGVAQSLISRDLRQAFVAANNADYAEIRARHRNRGDAKRLVSLEKARAQRFDGDWDTYTPPTPRQPGVHVFDDYPLQELIELIDWTPFFQAWELAGKFPAILSDEVVGTQASELYRDARRMLKRIVEEKWLTAKAVFGLWPANSVGDDVELLTEPAESGIGNRESQRSTQALDHSRFSTPHSLHFLRQQVDKPIDRPDFCLADFIAPKSCGKQDWIGAFAVTAGIGIDPHVVRFEAAHDDYNSILLKALADRLAEALAERLHQRVRTDFWGYVDDESLDNEALISERYRGIRPAPGYPACPEHSEKRTLFDLLDAERHTTMTLTESFAMLPTAAVSGYYFSHPKSQYFVVGRLGKEQVADYAKRKGITLALAERWLASNLDYDPE from the coding sequence ATGAGTACACCCCGCTACACTCGCCTGTCCGGCCTGGAACCACTGGTCATCACCCCGGACCTGTTGTTCGTCAACGTCGGCGAGCGCACCAACGTCACCGGCAGCGCGCAGTTTCGCAAGCTGATCAAGGAAGAACGCTACGAAGAAGCGGTGGACGTGGCCCGCCAGCAGGTCGCCAGTGGTGCGCAGATTCTGGACGTCAATATGGACGAGGGCCTGATCGATTCCGAAAAGGCGATGACGCGCTTTCTCAATCTGATCATGTCCGAGCCGGACATTGCGCGCATTCCGGTAATGGTGGATTCGTCCAAATGGAGCGTGATCGAAGCCGGCTTGAAGTGTCTGCAAGGCAAGAGCGTGGTCAATTCGATCTCGCTCAAGGAAGGCAAGGCGCTGTTTATCGAACAGGCGCGCAAGGTGTTGCGCTACGGTGCCGCCGCGGTGGTGATGGCCTTCGATGAAGTGGGCCAGGCCGATACCTGCGCGCGCAAGGTCGAGATCTGCACGCGCGCCTACAAGGTGCTGACCGAGCAAGTGGGCTTTCCGCCGGAAGACATCATCTTCGACCCGAATATCTTTGCCGTTGCCACTGGCATCGAGGAGCACGACAACTACGCTGTGGACTTCATCGAAGCCACGCGCGAGATCAAGCGCACGCTGCCGCATTGCCATATTTCCGGCGGCGTTTCCAACGTGTCGTTCTCGTTCCGCGGCAACGAGATGGTGCGCCAGGCGATCCATTCGGTATTCCTGTTCCACGCGATCAAGGCCGGCATGGACATGGGCATCGTCAACGCCGGCGGCATGCCGATCTACGACGAGCTGGACCCGGAACTGCGCGAACGTGTGGAGGATGTGATCCTCAACCGCCGCAAGGACGGCACCGAACGGCTGCTGGAAATCGCCGAGCGCTACAAGGGCAGCAAGGGCGCGGCGAAAGTCGAAGACCTGGCCTGGCGCGAGAAGCCGGTGCGTGCGCGGCTGGCGCATGCGCTGGTGCACGGCATCGATGCGTTCGTGGAAACCGACACCGAAGAAGCGCGGCAACAATCCACACGCCCGCTGGATGTGATCGAAGGCCCGCTGATGGATGGCATGAACGTGGTCGGCGACCTGTTCGGCGCCGGCAAGATGTTCCTGCCGCAGGTGGTCAAATCCGCGCGCGTGATGAAAAAAGCCGTGGCGTATCTGCTCCCCTTTATCGAGGCGGAAAAACTGCGCACCGGCGATGTCGGCAAGTCCAACGGCAAGATCATCATGGCCACCGTCAAGGGCGATGTGCACGACATCGGCAAGAACATCGTCGGCGTGGTGTTGGCATGCAACAACTTCGACGTGGTGGATCTGGGCGTGATGGTACCGGCGCAGGTGATCCTGGACCGTGCGCGTGCGGAAAATGCGGATTTGATTGGTCTTTCCGGCCTGATCACGCCGTCGCTGGAAGAAATGTCGCATGTGGCGCGCGAAATGCAGCGGCAAGGTTTCGAGATTCCGTTGTTGATCGGTGGTGCCACGACCTCGCGAGCGCACACCGCGTTGAAGATCGACCCGCATTACACCGCGCCGACCGTGTGGGTGAAGGACGCCTCGCGTGCGGTGGGCGTTGCGCAATCGCTGATTTCGCGCGACCTGCGCCAGGCCTTCGTCGCCGCCAATAATGCCGACTACGCGGAGATTCGCGCGCGCCACCGCAATCGCGGCGATGCAAAGCGACTGGTGTCGTTGGAGAAAGCACGTGCGCAACGTTTCGATGGCGATTGGGACACCTACACCCCGCCCACTCCGCGTCAGCCAGGCGTGCACGTGTTCGACGATTACCCGCTGCAGGAGTTGATCGAGCTGATCGACTGGACCCCGTTCTTTCAGGCTTGGGAACTTGCCGGCAAGTTCCCGGCAATCCTCAGCGATGAAGTGGTCGGCACGCAGGCGAGTGAGTTGTATCGCGATGCGCGACGCATGCTCAAGCGCATCGTCGAAGAGAAGTGGCTCACCGCCAAAGCAGTGTTCGGGCTGTGGCCGGCGAATAGTGTCGGTGATGATGTGGAGCTGTTGACCGAGCCTGCGGAATCGGGAATCGGGAATCGGGAATCGCAACGCAGTACGCAAGCGCTCGACCATTCCCGATTCTCCACTCCCCATTCCCTGCATTTCTTACGCCAGCAAGTCGACAAACCCATCGACCGCCCCGACTTCTGCCTGGCCGACTTCATCGCGCCCAAGAGCTGTGGTAAGCAGGACTGGATCGGCGCGTTTGCGGTCACCGCCGGCATCGGCATCGACCCGCATGTTGTCCGTTTCGAAGCAGCGCACGACGACTACAACTCCATCCTGCTCAAGGCGCTGGCCGACCGCTTGGCCGAAGCCTTGGCAGAGCGCCTGCACCAACGCGTGCGTACCGACTTCTGGGGTTATGTCGACGACGAAAGCCTCGACAACGAAGCGCTGATCTCCGAGCGCTATCGTGGTATCCGTCCGGCGCCGGGTTATCCCGCCTGCCCCGAGCACAGCGAGAAGCGCACATTGTTCGATTTGCTCGATGCCGAGCGCCACACCACGATGACGCTAACCGAAAGTTTCGCGATGCTGCCCACCGCAGCGGTGTCCGGTTATTACTTCAGCCATCCCAAGAGCCAGTATTTCGTGGTCGGGCGATTGGGCAAGGAACAGGTTGCCGACTACGCAAAACGCAAGGGCATCACGCTGGCATTGGCCGAACGTTGG
- a CDS encoding homocysteine S-methyltransferase family protein — MTPAQLPNAHSPISFSLPWLHPERAAELNAALRERILIIDGAMGTMIQRHDLQEPDYRGTRFADGYDSAHVHGPGCDHAHAPEGHDLKGNNDLLLLSRPEIIAGIHRAYLDAGADLLETNTFNATSVSQADYHLEHLVYELNKAGAQVARACCDEVQVLTPHKPRFVIGVLGPTSRTASISPDVNDPGYRNTSFDALRETYREAIDGLIDGGADTLMVETIFDTLNAKAALYAIEEVFQARGGRLPVMISGTITDASGRTLSGQTAEAFYASVAHGRPLSVGLNCALGAKDLRPHVETLSQIADAYISAHPNAGLPNAFGQYDETPEEMAETLREFAQAGLLNLVGGCCGTSPDHIRAIAEAVADLPPRQLPGLQEELAA, encoded by the coding sequence ATGACGCCTGCACAACTCCCTAATGCCCACTCTCCGATCTCATTCTCATTACCTTGGCTACATCCCGAGCGCGCTGCCGAGCTCAACGCTGCGCTGCGCGAACGCATCCTTATCATCGATGGCGCGATGGGAACCATGATCCAGCGCCACGATCTGCAGGAGCCCGATTACCGCGGCACCCGGTTTGCCGACGGCTACGACAGCGCGCATGTGCACGGCCCCGGTTGCGATCACGCGCATGCCCCGGAAGGCCACGATCTCAAGGGCAACAACGACCTGTTATTGCTGTCGCGCCCGGAGATCATCGCCGGCATCCATCGCGCCTATCTGGATGCAGGTGCCGATCTGCTGGAAACCAACACTTTCAATGCGACCTCGGTGAGCCAGGCCGACTATCATCTGGAACACTTGGTCTACGAATTGAATAAGGCCGGCGCACAGGTCGCGCGTGCGTGTTGCGATGAAGTCCAAGTGCTGACACCGCACAAGCCGCGCTTTGTGATTGGTGTGCTAGGTCCCACCAGCCGCACCGCCTCGATCAGCCCCGACGTCAACGACCCCGGTTACCGCAACACCAGTTTCGATGCCTTGCGCGAAACCTATCGCGAAGCCATCGACGGTTTGATCGACGGCGGCGCGGATACGCTAATGGTGGAAACCATCTTCGATACGCTCAACGCCAAGGCTGCGTTGTATGCGATCGAAGAAGTGTTCCAAGCGCGCGGCGGACGTTTGCCGGTGATGATCTCCGGCACTATCACCGATGCGTCCGGTCGTACCTTGTCCGGCCAGACTGCCGAAGCATTCTATGCATCGGTGGCACATGGACGGCCGTTATCGGTAGGCCTGAACTGCGCACTCGGCGCGAAGGATCTGCGCCCGCACGTGGAGACGCTGTCGCAGATTGCCGACGCCTACATCAGCGCGCATCCAAACGCCGGCCTGCCGAATGCATTCGGCCAGTACGACGAGACGCCGGAAGAAATGGCTGAAACCCTGCGCGAATTCGCCCAAGCCGGCTTGCTCAATTTGGTGGGCGGTTGCTGCGGCACATCGCCCGACCACATCCGCGCGATCGCCGAAGCGGTGGCCGATCTGCCGCCGCGGCAGTTGCCTGGTTTGCAGGAGGAGCTGGCGGCGTGA